Genomic window (Polaromonas sp. JS666):
GTTCACGCCCATCCGCGAGCTGATGGCCGAAATGAACACGGCGCGCGAACGCGGCTACGGCGCCGGGCGCTTCAGCTTCAACGTTGCCGGCGGCCGCTGCGAAGCCTGCCAGGGCGACGGCGTGGTGAAGGTCGAGATGCACTTCCTGCCCGACGTCTATGTGCCCTGCGACGTCTGCAAGGGCATGCGCTACAACCGCGAAACGCTGGAAGTGCAATACAAGGGGAAAAACATCGCGCAGATCCTGGACCTCACGGTCGAGGTGGCCGCCGAATTTTTCAAAGCCGTCCCGACGATTGCGCGCAAGCTGCACACGCTGCTGGATGTGGGCCTGTCGTACATCAAGCTGGGCCAGGCCGCCACGACGCTGTCGGGCGGCGAGGCACAGCGCGTCAAGCTCGCGCTGGAGCTGAGCAAACGCGACACCGGCCGCACGCTGTACATCCTGGACGAGCCGACCACCGGTCTGCACTTTGCCGATATTGATTTGCTGCTCAAGGTGCTGCACCAGCTGCGCGACGCGGGCAACACGATTGTGGTGATCGAGCACAACCTCGATGTCATCAAGACCGCCGACTGGCTGATCGACATGGGGCCTGAGGGAGGAGCCGGGGGTGGCACCGTGGTGGGCGTGGGCACGCCTGAAGCCATTGCGGCCAACCCGGAGAGCCACACCGGCCGCTATTTGAAACGCCTGCTTTGACCCGATCGATGTGTCGCCGCCAACCCGGGCCGGACGTGAATTTCACGCCACGAGCGGAGCCTTCGCGCGAGTTCAGGCGTTGAGTTTGCGGTAAAGCGTTTGCCGGCTGATCCCGAGGCGCCTGGCGGCTTGCGAGATATTGCCGCAACTGCTCTCCAGCGCCTGCCGGATGGCCGCGCGGGACAGTTCGTCGAGGTTTTGTGATGGGCCCCCTGCGCTCGGGGAGGTGACCGGTTGCGTCAAGGCGGCGAGTTCTTCCTTGATGTCATCTGGCAAGTGCTGCCAGTCGATACATTCCTCATGCGGGTCCAGCATGGCGCTGGCGGTGCGCAGCATACTGGCGTACTGGCGCAGGTTGCCAGGCCATGCATGCCGGCTCAATCGCGCCAACAGATCAGGTGCGAGGCGAATATCGCATTCGGGATTGAAGCTGGCCAGCAGGCGCTCGGTCAGCACCCCAAAATCGCTGCGTTCGCGCAGGGGCGGGAGATGGACAGTCAGGCCGTTGATGCGGTAGTAGAGATCGCTGCGGAAACTGCCCTTGTCGGCCGCTTCGCGCAGATTGCGGTGGGTGGCGCAGATCAGGGCGAAATCGACATCAACCGGCCGGCCGCCGCCGAGCGGGGTGACCTGCCGCTCCTGCAGCACGCGCAACAGGCGGGTCTGCATGCTCAGCGGCATGTCGCCGACTTCATCGAGAAAAAGCGTGCCGCCGTGGGCTTCACGCAGACGGCCCGCGCTGCCTTCACGCCGCGCGCCAGTAAACGCTCCTGGTGCATAGCCAAACAATTCTGCTTCGATCAGGTTTTCCGGCACGGCGGCGCAGTTGATGGCCACGAAGGGGCCGTCACGGCGGGGTCCGCTGTCGTGCGTGGCGCGGGCGAAAAGCTCCTTGCCCACCCCCGATTCACCCTGGATCAGCAGCGGGATGGGCTTACCGGCCACGCGCCGGGCTTTCTGGGCAGCGCTGAGCCAGCGCAGGTCGCCGGTGTCGAGGCGGGCCAGCGCATCGGGCTGCGTGGCGCCGACCTTGCCAGTGCCGGACGCCGGGGCGGCGACCAGTCCTGACGGCTCGGCATGCACCTGCACAAAGAGCGTGGTGCCGTCGTGCAGCTGCACCTGCGTCGGCTGGCCGGGACGGCGCTTGTGCCGGGACAGCAATTCGTCAAGGCGCACATCGATCGCGCGGGCCAGCGGCGTGGCGCCCAGATCAGACCATGCCAGATGAAGCAGGGCCAGACCCTTGCGGTTGGCGCCAACGATCCAGCCGTCGTCCGAGAGGGCGATGATGCCCTCGGCCACGCTGCCTATGCCCTCGAAGTGAGCGTGCAGGTGCAGGCGGATGTATTGCCGGCAGCTGGAAATGACCAGGCGGTTTTCGATCATGCACGCCGCCGTGCTGACCAGCCCCAGGGCAAACGGATGCCGGCTGCGCTGGCCGCCGGACAGGTCGAGAA
Coding sequences:
- a CDS encoding sigma-54-dependent Fis family transcriptional regulator — protein: MRTTSTALALRQARLHLLEHGDCPSAGIDDRLARSWRRSLAAGLSPTDRLADTEHASDGNLRRALAFNHDLLAHSLPVMEYLFEQVRHSQSMVVLADPRGTLINTLGDADFLDKAERAALTSGASWHEQHRGTNAIGTALAEGSGVEIHGSEHFLERNGFLTCAAAPIMSASGELMGILDLSGGQRSRHPFALGLVSTAACMIENRLVISSCRQYIRLHLHAHFEGIGSVAEGIIALSDDGWIVGANRKGLALLHLAWSDLGATPLARAIDVRLDELLSRHKRRPGQPTQVQLHDGTTLFVQVHAEPSGLVAAPASGTGKVGATQPDALARLDTGDLRWLSAAQKARRVAGKPIPLLIQGESGVGKELFARATHDSGPRRDGPFVAINCAAVPENLIEAELFGYAPGAFTGARREGSAGRLREAHGGTLFLDEVGDMPLSMQTRLLRVLQERQVTPLGGGRPVDVDFALICATHRNLREAADKGSFRSDLYYRINGLTVHLPPLRERSDFGVLTERLLASFNPECDIRLAPDLLARLSRHAWPGNLRQYASMLRTASAMLDPHEECIDWQHLPDDIKEELAALTQPVTSPSAGGPSQNLDELSRAAIRQALESSCGNISQAARRLGISRQTLYRKLNA